From one Pedobacter faecalis genomic stretch:
- the rplL gene encoding 50S ribosomal protein L7/L12 has product MADLKAFAEQLVNLTVKEVNELAQILKDEYGIEPAAAAVAVAGPAAGGDAPAAEEKSTFDVILKEAGGQKLAVVKLVKDLTGLGLKEAKDLVDGAPKELKAGVAKDEAEALKKQLEEAGAVVEIK; this is encoded by the coding sequence ATGGCAGATTTAAAAGCGTTTGCTGAGCAATTGGTAAACTTAACAGTTAAAGAAGTTAACGAGCTAGCTCAAATCTTGAAAGACGAGTATGGTATTGAACCAGCTGCTGCTGCAGTTGCTGTTGCAGGACCTGCTGCTGGTGGCGATGCTCCTGCAGCTGAAGAAAAATCAACTTTTGATGTTATCCTGAAAGAAGCTGGTGGTCAGAAGTTAGCAGTTGTTAAACTGGTTAAAGACTTAACTGGTCTTGGTTTGAAAGAAGCAAAAGACTTAGTTGACGGTGCACCTAAAGAGCTTAAAGCAGGTGTTGCTAAAGACGAAGCTGAGGCTTTGAAAAAGCAATTAGAAGAAGCTGGAGCTGTAGTTGAAATTAAGTAA
- the rpoB gene encoding DNA-directed RNA polymerase subunit beta: MANKVDQRVNFARSKHVIDYPDFLDVQLQSFREFFQIETTSDNRHTEGLFKVFAENFPITDSRNIFVLEFLDYFIDPPRYDIAECIDRGLTYSVPLKAKLKLSCNDAEHEDFETIIQDVYLGTIPYMTPKGTFVINGAERVIVSQLHRSPGVFFGQSRHTNGTKLYSARVIPFKGSWIEFATDVNNVMYAYIDRKKKFPVTTLLRAIGYDSDKDILELFDLADEVKVSKSGLKKFIGRKLAARVLRKWVEDFVDEDTGEVVSIDRNEVILDRDTILEDDHIDMIIDAGVKTIILSKDDGASQADYTIIYNTLQKDTSNSEKEAVENIYRALRNAEPPDEETARGIIERLFFSDKRYDLGDVGRYRINRKLKMDTPDHVKVLTKADIIAIVKYLIKLINSKEEVDDIDHLSNRRVRTVGEQLYAQFGVGLARMARTIRERMNIRDNEVFTPTDLINARTLSSVINSFFGTNQLSQFMDQTNPLAEITHKRRLSALGPGGLSRERAGFEVRDVHYTHYGRLCTIETPEGPNIGLISSLCVHAKINNLGFIETPYKRVDNGIVAVDEPVIYLSAEDEDGKTIAQANAEYDDKGNFVTPRVKARYEGDFPIIEPEKLDLMDVAPNQITSIAASLIPFLEHDDANRALMGSNMQRQAVPLLRPEAPIVGTGLEGRVARDSRTLINAEGDGVVEYVDANEIVIKYERDDNDRLVSFEGDSKTYKLIKFKKTNQNTCINLKPIVKKGQRVVKGQVLCEGYATQDGELALGRNLKVAFMPWQGYNFEDAIVINERIVREDIFTSLHIEEFELEVRDTKRGEEELTPDIPNVSEEATKDLDETGIIRIGAEVKEGDILIGKITPKGESDPSPEEKLLRAIFGDKAGDVKDASLKTPPSIKGVVIDTKLFSRAKKTTKAEEKSAIEKLDKKYELAMQNLKNELVDKLFVIVNGKTSQGVYNVYKELLFPKGAKFTQKSLSELEYAHINPYKWTTDDDKNEQIKMLLHNYGIRVNEELGAYKRDKFAISVGDELPSGIVQMAKVYVAKKRKLKVGDKMAGRHGNKGIVARIVRDEDMPFLEDGTPVDIVLNPLGVPSRMNLGQIYETVLAWAGKELGVKFATPIFDGAKHDEVEEWIAKAGLPASGRTYLNNGLTGEKFDQPTTVGIIYMLKLGHMVDDKMHARSIGPYSLITQQPLGGKAQFGGQRFGEMEVWALEAFGAANILQEILTVKSDDVIGRAKTYEAIVKGENLPTPGVPESFNVLVHELRGLGLDITLD, encoded by the coding sequence TTGGCAAATAAAGTCGACCAAAGAGTAAATTTTGCACGTAGTAAGCATGTCATAGATTATCCCGATTTTCTAGATGTGCAGTTGCAATCATTCAGAGAATTTTTTCAGATTGAAACTACTTCTGATAACCGTCATACTGAGGGGTTATTTAAGGTGTTTGCTGAGAATTTTCCGATCACAGATTCCAGGAACATTTTTGTTCTGGAGTTTCTGGATTATTTTATCGATCCACCACGTTATGACATTGCAGAATGCATTGACAGAGGATTGACTTACAGTGTTCCGTTGAAGGCTAAGCTTAAGCTTTCATGTAATGATGCGGAACACGAAGATTTTGAAACCATTATTCAAGACGTATACCTGGGAACCATACCTTATATGACTCCTAAGGGTACTTTCGTGATTAACGGTGCAGAGCGTGTAATTGTATCTCAATTGCACAGGTCGCCAGGTGTGTTTTTCGGCCAGAGCCGTCACACTAACGGGACTAAACTTTACTCTGCCCGTGTAATTCCGTTTAAAGGATCATGGATTGAATTTGCTACAGACGTAAACAACGTCATGTATGCCTATATCGATCGTAAGAAAAAGTTCCCGGTTACCACCCTGCTTCGTGCCATCGGTTACGATTCAGATAAAGACATTCTGGAATTGTTTGACCTGGCCGATGAGGTTAAGGTGAGCAAGTCAGGATTGAAGAAGTTTATCGGTCGCAAGCTTGCTGCAAGGGTGTTAAGAAAGTGGGTTGAAGATTTTGTAGATGAGGATACCGGAGAAGTTGTATCTATTGATCGTAACGAGGTGATCCTGGACAGGGACACTATCTTAGAAGACGACCATATTGACATGATCATCGACGCTGGTGTTAAGACGATCATCTTATCTAAAGATGATGGTGCCAGCCAAGCTGATTATACGATTATATATAATACTTTACAAAAGGATACTTCCAACTCTGAAAAGGAAGCCGTTGAAAACATCTATCGTGCACTGCGTAATGCAGAACCACCTGATGAGGAAACTGCTAGAGGTATCATTGAGCGTTTGTTTTTCTCTGACAAGCGTTATGATTTAGGTGATGTAGGACGTTACAGGATCAACCGCAAGTTGAAAATGGATACGCCTGATCATGTTAAGGTGTTGACAAAAGCGGATATTATTGCGATCGTTAAATACCTGATCAAGCTGATCAACTCGAAAGAGGAGGTGGATGATATCGACCACTTGTCTAACCGTCGTGTTCGTACGGTTGGCGAGCAGTTATATGCGCAGTTTGGCGTAGGTCTTGCCCGTATGGCACGTACCATCCGTGAGCGTATGAACATCCGCGACAATGAGGTATTTACCCCAACTGATCTGATCAACGCACGTACTTTATCGTCGGTGATAAATTCGTTCTTTGGAACCAACCAGTTGTCACAGTTTATGGATCAGACTAACCCGCTGGCGGAGATTACGCATAAGCGTCGTCTTTCGGCTTTAGGTCCGGGTGGTCTATCCAGGGAGCGTGCAGGTTTCGAGGTTCGTGACGTTCACTATACGCACTACGGTCGTTTGTGTACTATTGAAACTCCTGAGGGACCAAACATCGGTTTGATCTCGTCACTGTGCGTGCATGCCAAGATCAATAACCTTGGTTTTATTGAGACGCCGTACAAACGCGTAGACAATGGTATCGTTGCTGTTGATGAGCCTGTTATTTACCTGTCGGCAGAAGATGAAGACGGAAAGACAATTGCTCAGGCTAACGCCGAATATGACGACAAAGGTAATTTTGTTACCCCGCGTGTAAAAGCACGTTATGAGGGTGACTTCCCGATTATCGAACCGGAGAAGCTTGATCTGATGGACGTAGCTCCTAACCAGATTACTTCGATAGCGGCATCTTTGATTCCTTTTCTGGAGCATGATGATGCGAACAGGGCTTTGATGGGATCGAACATGCAACGCCAGGCGGTGCCGTTGCTTCGCCCGGAGGCTCCTATTGTAGGTACCGGTCTGGAAGGACGCGTAGCACGTGACTCCAGAACACTTATCAATGCTGAGGGAGATGGTGTAGTTGAGTATGTTGATGCGAACGAGATCGTCATTAAATATGAGCGCGATGATAACGATCGCCTGGTATCTTTTGAGGGTGACAGCAAGACATATAAGCTGATTAAATTTAAGAAGACCAACCAGAATACTTGTATCAACCTGAAACCGATTGTTAAAAAGGGTCAGCGGGTTGTTAAAGGTCAGGTACTTTGTGAGGGTTACGCTACTCAGGACGGTGAACTTGCTTTAGGGCGGAACCTGAAGGTAGCTTTCATGCCTTGGCAGGGTTACAACTTCGAGGATGCGATTGTAATTAACGAAAGGATCGTTCGTGAGGATATCTTTACTTCATTGCATATCGAGGAGTTTGAACTTGAAGTCCGTGATACAAAACGCGGTGAAGAAGAGCTGACACCGGATATACCGAACGTGTCTGAAGAAGCGACTAAGGATCTGGATGAGACTGGTATTATCCGTATTGGTGCTGAAGTAAAAGAGGGCGATATCCTGATCGGTAAGATTACACCTAAGGGTGAGTCGGATCCGTCGCCGGAAGAGAAATTGTTGCGTGCGATCTTTGGCGACAAAGCTGGTGACGTAAAGGATGCTTCGTTAAAAACGCCACCTTCAATTAAAGGTGTGGTTATTGACACCAAGCTTTTCTCAAGGGCTAAGAAAACCACTAAAGCAGAAGAGAAGTCGGCCATCGAAAAACTCGATAAGAAGTATGAACTGGCTATGCAGAATCTTAAGAACGAGCTTGTGGATAAGTTGTTCGTGATCGTAAATGGCAAAACTTCACAGGGTGTGTACAACGTCTATAAAGAGCTGTTGTTCCCTAAGGGTGCCAAGTTTACGCAAAAGAGTCTTTCGGAGCTTGAATACGCGCATATTAATCCATATAAGTGGACTACTGACGATGATAAAAATGAGCAGATAAAAATGCTTCTCCATAACTATGGTATTCGTGTAAACGAAGAACTTGGCGCTTACAAACGCGATAAGTTTGCTATCAGCGTTGGAGACGAACTTCCATCGGGTATTGTTCAGATGGCTAAGGTTTATGTGGCTAAGAAACGTAAATTGAAAGTCGGTGATAAGATGGCCGGACGTCACGGAAACAAGGGTATTGTGGCACGTATTGTACGTGATGAAGATATGCCATTCCTTGAAGACGGCACTCCTGTGGACATTGTACTGAACCCGCTTGGTGTACCTTCGCGTATGAACCTTGGTCAGATTTACGAGACTGTATTGGCTTGGGCTGGTAAAGAGTTGGGCGTGAAGTTTGCAACACCGATTTTTGATGGTGCTAAGCATGATGAGGTGGAAGAGTGGATTGCGAAAGCCGGTTTACCTGCGTCGGGCAGAACTTACCTGAACAATGGTTTGACGGGTGAGAAGTTTGACCAGCCGACCACAGTAGGGATCATCTATATGCTGAAACTTGGACACATGGTTGACGACAAGATGCACGCAAGGTCTATCGGACCATACTCATTGATTACACAACAACCATTGGGTGGTAAAGCCCAGTTCGGTGGTCAGCGTTTCGGTGAGATGGAGGTTTGGGCACTTGAAGCATTTGGTGCGGCAAACATCCTTCAGGAGATCTTGACTGTGAAGTCTGATGATGTTATCGGAAGGGCTAAGACTTACGAGGCGATCGTAAAAGGCGAAAATCTGCCAACTCCAGGTGTTCCGGAATCTTTCAACGTATTGGTTCACGAATTACGTGGTTTAGGTTTAGATATTACTTTAGACTAA